Proteins encoded by one window of Vitis riparia cultivar Riparia Gloire de Montpellier isolate 1030 chromosome 11, EGFV_Vit.rip_1.0, whole genome shotgun sequence:
- the LOC117925499 gene encoding 1-aminocyclopropane-1-carboxylate synthase 7: MAIEIDQQPPVGLSRVAVSETHGEDSPYFAGWKAYDENPYDESKNPSGVIQMGLAENQVSFDLLEEFLKQHSEASSWGNKISGFRENALFQDYHGLQSFRKAMASFMEQIRGGRAKFDPDRVVLTAGATAANELLTFILADPGDALLVPTPYYPGFDRDLRWRTSVKIVPIHCDSSNNFQVTPQALEAAYNNAEAMNIKVRGVLITNPSNPLGTTIQRSVLEEILDFVTRKNIHLVSDEIYSGSVFSSSEFVSIAEVLEARNNKGSERVHIVYSLSKDLGLPGFRVGTIYSYNDKVVTTARRMSSFTLISSQTQHLLASMLSDKEFTQNYIETNRERLRKRYEMIIQGLRVAGIECLQGNAGLFCWMNLSPLLETPTREGELALWNSILHEVKLNISPGSSCHCSEPGWFRVCFANMSEQTLEVALDRIHQFMKRRCDKEKLGHV, encoded by the exons ATGGCCATAGAGATTGATCAGCAGCCTCCTGTTGGGTTATCAAGAGTTGCAGTTTCTGAAACTCATGGAGAGGACTCCCCATATTTTGCTGGCTGGAAAGCATACGATGAAAACCCTTATGACGAATCCAAGAACCCATCAGGGGTCATACAAATGGGCCTAGCAGAAAATCAA GTCtcgtttgatttgctagaagaGTTCCTGAAACAGCATTCTGAAGCATCCAGCTGGGGGAACAAAATCTCCGGGTTTAGAGAAAATGCATTGTTTCAAGATTACCATGGACTCCAGTCTTTTCGCAAG GCAATGGCGAGTTTCATGGAACAAATAAGAGGGGGAAGGGCGAAATTCGACCCTGATAGAGTAGTTCTAACTGCAGGTGCAACTGCAGCTAATGAACTACTAACATTCATTTTAGCAGATCCTGGTGATGCCTTGCTGGTTCCAACCCCTTACTATCCAGG ATTTGACAGAGATTTGCGGTGGAGGACGAGTGTAAAAATAGTGCCAATCCATTGTGACAGCTCAAACAATTTCCAGGTCACTCCCCAAGCTTTAGAAGCTGCATACAATAATGCTGAGGCCATGAACATCAAAGTCAGAGGAGTACTCATCACTAACCCATCAAATCCTTTAGGCACAACCATCCAAAGGTCCGTCCTTGAGGAGATTCTCGACTTTGTGACACGCAAGAACATCCACCTCGTCTCCGATGAAATCTACTCCGGCTCCGTCTTCTCGTCATCAGAATTCGTCAGCATTGCTGAAGTTCTCGAAGCCCGCAATAATAAAGGGTCAGAAAGAGTCCACATTGTTTACAGTCTTTCCAAAGATCTCGGTCTCCCGGGCTTTCGAGTCGGGACAATATACTCTTACAATGATAAGGTTGTAACCACCGCAAGGCGAATGTCGAGCTTCACCCTTATCTCTTCTCAAACACAGCATCTATTGGCCTCCATGTTATCTGACAAGGAATTCACTCAGAATTACATAGAGACGAACCGAGAAAGACTGAGGAAGAGATATGAGATGATCATTCAAGGCCTGAGGGTTGCTGGGATCGAGTGTTTGCAAGGGAATGCGGGGCTGTTCTGCTGGATGAATTTAAGTCCATTGTTGGAGACACCCACAAGAGAAGGTGAACTGGCTCTTTGGAACTCCATCCTGCATGAAGTGAAGCTGAATATATCTCCAGGGTCTTCTTGCCATTGTTCTGAACCAGGTTGGTTTAGGGTTTGTTTTGCTAACATGAGCGAGCAGACACTAGAAGTTGCACTCGACAGAATACATCAATTCATGAAGCGGAGGTGTGATAAAGAGAAACTTGGGCATGTTTAG
- the LOC117925271 gene encoding serine/threonine protein phosphatase 2A 55 kDa regulatory subunit B beta isoform-like isoform X1 gives MNGGEVKEVEAPAEPLEWRFSQVFGERTAGEEVQEVDIISAIEFDKTGDHLATGDRGGRVVLFERTDKRDHGGYRRDLEMMDHPVRTHPEFRYKTEFQSHEPEFDYLKSLEIEEKINKIRWCQTANNALFLLSTNDKTIKFWKIQEKKVKKICDMNIDPSRATGNGNPACSIVKPYVTNGGCADRSYGYLSKDFSFPAGSFAALHFPTVVHSNETSLSARCRRIYAHAHDYHINSISNNSDGETFISADDLRINLWNLEISNQSFNIVDVKPTNMEDLTEVITSAEFHPTHCNMLAYSSSKGSIRLIDLRQSALCDGHAKLFEGMEAPNSKSFFTEIIASISDIKFGKDGRYILSRDYMNLKLWDINMDSGPVATFQVHEYLRPKLCDLYENDSIFDKFECCLSGDGTRVATGSYSNLFRVFGCTAGSTEATTLEASKNPMRRQAPAPSRPRSLSTFARVGRRGPESPAVDANGNAFDLSTKLLHLAWHPTENSLACAAANSLYMYFA, from the exons ATGAACGGGGGTGAAGTCAAGGAAGTGGAGGCACCGGCGGAGCCGCTGGAGTGGAGGTTCTCTCAGGTGTTCGGGGAGCGGACGGCGGGGGAGGAAGTTCAGGAAG TTGACATCATTTCTGCTATTGAGTTTGACAAAACTGGAGACCATCTTGCGACTGGTGATCGTGGGGGACGGGTGGTTTTATTTGAAAGGACCGACAAGAGGGAT CATGGTGGCTATAGGAGAGATCTTGAGATGATGGATCATCCTGTTAGAACACATCCTGAGTTCCGGTATAAAACAGAGTTTCAAAGTCATGAACCTGAG TTTGATTATCTCAAGAGTTTGGAAATAGAGGAGAAAATCAATAAGATTAGATGGTGTCAAACAGCTAACAATGCATTGTTTCTTCTCTCCACCAATGACAAAACCATCAAGTTTTGGAAG ATCCAGGAAAAGAAGGTCAAGAAAATTTGCGACATGAATATAGACCCTTCAAGAGCTACAGGAAATGGCAATCCTGCTTGTTCAATTGTCAAACCATATGTTACAAATGGAGGATGTGCAGACAGATCTTACGGTTATTTGAGCAAGGACTTCTCCTTTCCAGCAGGGAGTTTCGCTGCACTCCATTTTCCCACGGTA GTACACAGCAATGAAACAAGCCTATCAGCTAGATGTCGAAGAATATATGCTCATGCTCATGACTATCATATCAATTCCATTTCAAACAACAG TGATGGAGAGACATTTATATCAGCTGATGATCTACGCATAAACCTTTGGAACCTGGAAATTAGCAATCAAAGTTTCAATATTGTTGATGTGAAGCCTACTAACATGGAGGATCTGACTG AAGTGATAACATCCGCTGAATTCCACCCTACACACTGTAATATGTTGGCATACAGTAGCTCAAAGGGCTCAATCCGTCTTATTGATTTGCGACAATCGGCTCTCTGTGACGGTCATGCCAAATT GTTTGAGGGAATGGAGGCACCtaattcaaaatcttttttcaCAGAGATAATTGCTTCAATTTCAGACATTAAGTTTGGAAAGGACGGAAGATACATACTTAGTCGCGATTACATGAATCTGAAG CTTTGGGACATCAATATGGATTCAGGTCCTGTTGCAACTTTCCAAGTTCATGAATATTTGAGGCCCAAG TTGTGCGATTTGTATGAAAATGATTCAATCTTTGACAAATTTGAGTGTTGTCTGAGTGGAGATGGAACTCGAGTTGCAACTGGTTCATACAG CAATCTCTTCCGCGTTTTTGGCTGTACTGCAGGAAGCACTGAGGCTACAACTTTGGAAGCCAGCAAAAACCCCATGAG GAGACAAGCACCTGCCCCTTCAAGGCCGAGATCTTTGAGCACTTTCGCACGCGTTGGCCGACGAG GACCAGAAAGCCCTGCGGTCGATGCAAATGGAAATGCATTTGACTTGTCCACAAAGTTGCTCCACTTAGCTTGGCACCCAACTGAGAATTCCCTCGCCTGTGCCGCTGCAAACAGCCTGTACATGTATTTTGCGTAA
- the LOC117925271 gene encoding serine/threonine protein phosphatase 2A 55 kDa regulatory subunit B beta isoform-like isoform X3 translates to MNGGEVKEVEAPAEPLEWRFSQVFGERTAGEEVQEVDIISAIEFDKTGDHLATGDRGGRVVLFERTDKRDHGGYRRDLEMMDHPVRTHPEFRYKTEFQSHEPEFDYLKSLEIEEKINKIRWCQTANNALFLLSTNDKTIKFWKIQEKKVKKICDMNIDPSRATGNGNPACSIVKPYVTNGGCADRSYGYLSKDFSFPAGSFAALHFPTVVHSNETSLSARCRRIYAHAHDYHINSISNNSDGETFISADDLRINLWNLEISNQSFNIVDVKPTNMEDLTEVITSAEFHPTHCNMLAYSSSKGSIRLIDLRQSALCDGHAKLFEGMEAPNSKSFFTEIIASISDIKFGKDGRYILSRDYMNLKLWDINMDSGPVATFQVHEYLRPKLCDLYENDSIFDKFECCLSGDGTRVATGSYSNLFRVFGCTAGSTEATTLEASKNPMRRQAPAPSRPRSLSTFARVGRRESPAVDANGNAFDLSTKLLHLAWHPTENSLACAAANSLYMYFA, encoded by the exons ATGAACGGGGGTGAAGTCAAGGAAGTGGAGGCACCGGCGGAGCCGCTGGAGTGGAGGTTCTCTCAGGTGTTCGGGGAGCGGACGGCGGGGGAGGAAGTTCAGGAAG TTGACATCATTTCTGCTATTGAGTTTGACAAAACTGGAGACCATCTTGCGACTGGTGATCGTGGGGGACGGGTGGTTTTATTTGAAAGGACCGACAAGAGGGAT CATGGTGGCTATAGGAGAGATCTTGAGATGATGGATCATCCTGTTAGAACACATCCTGAGTTCCGGTATAAAACAGAGTTTCAAAGTCATGAACCTGAG TTTGATTATCTCAAGAGTTTGGAAATAGAGGAGAAAATCAATAAGATTAGATGGTGTCAAACAGCTAACAATGCATTGTTTCTTCTCTCCACCAATGACAAAACCATCAAGTTTTGGAAG ATCCAGGAAAAGAAGGTCAAGAAAATTTGCGACATGAATATAGACCCTTCAAGAGCTACAGGAAATGGCAATCCTGCTTGTTCAATTGTCAAACCATATGTTACAAATGGAGGATGTGCAGACAGATCTTACGGTTATTTGAGCAAGGACTTCTCCTTTCCAGCAGGGAGTTTCGCTGCACTCCATTTTCCCACGGTA GTACACAGCAATGAAACAAGCCTATCAGCTAGATGTCGAAGAATATATGCTCATGCTCATGACTATCATATCAATTCCATTTCAAACAACAG TGATGGAGAGACATTTATATCAGCTGATGATCTACGCATAAACCTTTGGAACCTGGAAATTAGCAATCAAAGTTTCAATATTGTTGATGTGAAGCCTACTAACATGGAGGATCTGACTG AAGTGATAACATCCGCTGAATTCCACCCTACACACTGTAATATGTTGGCATACAGTAGCTCAAAGGGCTCAATCCGTCTTATTGATTTGCGACAATCGGCTCTCTGTGACGGTCATGCCAAATT GTTTGAGGGAATGGAGGCACCtaattcaaaatcttttttcaCAGAGATAATTGCTTCAATTTCAGACATTAAGTTTGGAAAGGACGGAAGATACATACTTAGTCGCGATTACATGAATCTGAAG CTTTGGGACATCAATATGGATTCAGGTCCTGTTGCAACTTTCCAAGTTCATGAATATTTGAGGCCCAAG TTGTGCGATTTGTATGAAAATGATTCAATCTTTGACAAATTTGAGTGTTGTCTGAGTGGAGATGGAACTCGAGTTGCAACTGGTTCATACAG CAATCTCTTCCGCGTTTTTGGCTGTACTGCAGGAAGCACTGAGGCTACAACTTTGGAAGCCAGCAAAAACCCCATGAG GAGACAAGCACCTGCCCCTTCAAGGCCGAGATCTTTGAGCACTTTCGCACGCGTTGGCCGACGAG AAAGCCCTGCGGTCGATGCAAATGGAAATGCATTTGACTTGTCCACAAAGTTGCTCCACTTAGCTTGGCACCCAACTGAGAATTCCCTCGCCTGTGCCGCTGCAAACAGCCTGTACATGTATTTTGCGTAA
- the LOC117925271 gene encoding serine/threonine protein phosphatase 2A 55 kDa regulatory subunit B beta isoform-like isoform X2, whose protein sequence is MNGGEVKEVEAPAEPLEWRFSQVFGERTAGEEVQEVDIISAIEFDKTGDHLATGDRGGRVVLFERTDKRDHGGYRRDLEMMDHPVRTHPEFRYKTEFQSHEPEFDYLKSLEIEEKINKIRWCQTANNALFLLSTNDKTIKFWKIQEKKVKKICDMNIDPSRATGNGNPACSIVKPYVTNGGCADRSYGYLSKDFSFPAGSFAALHFPTVHSNETSLSARCRRIYAHAHDYHINSISNNSDGETFISADDLRINLWNLEISNQSFNIVDVKPTNMEDLTEVITSAEFHPTHCNMLAYSSSKGSIRLIDLRQSALCDGHAKLFEGMEAPNSKSFFTEIIASISDIKFGKDGRYILSRDYMNLKLWDINMDSGPVATFQVHEYLRPKLCDLYENDSIFDKFECCLSGDGTRVATGSYSNLFRVFGCTAGSTEATTLEASKNPMRRQAPAPSRPRSLSTFARVGRRGPESPAVDANGNAFDLSTKLLHLAWHPTENSLACAAANSLYMYFA, encoded by the exons ATGAACGGGGGTGAAGTCAAGGAAGTGGAGGCACCGGCGGAGCCGCTGGAGTGGAGGTTCTCTCAGGTGTTCGGGGAGCGGACGGCGGGGGAGGAAGTTCAGGAAG TTGACATCATTTCTGCTATTGAGTTTGACAAAACTGGAGACCATCTTGCGACTGGTGATCGTGGGGGACGGGTGGTTTTATTTGAAAGGACCGACAAGAGGGAT CATGGTGGCTATAGGAGAGATCTTGAGATGATGGATCATCCTGTTAGAACACATCCTGAGTTCCGGTATAAAACAGAGTTTCAAAGTCATGAACCTGAG TTTGATTATCTCAAGAGTTTGGAAATAGAGGAGAAAATCAATAAGATTAGATGGTGTCAAACAGCTAACAATGCATTGTTTCTTCTCTCCACCAATGACAAAACCATCAAGTTTTGGAAG ATCCAGGAAAAGAAGGTCAAGAAAATTTGCGACATGAATATAGACCCTTCAAGAGCTACAGGAAATGGCAATCCTGCTTGTTCAATTGTCAAACCATATGTTACAAATGGAGGATGTGCAGACAGATCTTACGGTTATTTGAGCAAGGACTTCTCCTTTCCAGCAGGGAGTTTCGCTGCACTCCATTTTCCCACG GTACACAGCAATGAAACAAGCCTATCAGCTAGATGTCGAAGAATATATGCTCATGCTCATGACTATCATATCAATTCCATTTCAAACAACAG TGATGGAGAGACATTTATATCAGCTGATGATCTACGCATAAACCTTTGGAACCTGGAAATTAGCAATCAAAGTTTCAATATTGTTGATGTGAAGCCTACTAACATGGAGGATCTGACTG AAGTGATAACATCCGCTGAATTCCACCCTACACACTGTAATATGTTGGCATACAGTAGCTCAAAGGGCTCAATCCGTCTTATTGATTTGCGACAATCGGCTCTCTGTGACGGTCATGCCAAATT GTTTGAGGGAATGGAGGCACCtaattcaaaatcttttttcaCAGAGATAATTGCTTCAATTTCAGACATTAAGTTTGGAAAGGACGGAAGATACATACTTAGTCGCGATTACATGAATCTGAAG CTTTGGGACATCAATATGGATTCAGGTCCTGTTGCAACTTTCCAAGTTCATGAATATTTGAGGCCCAAG TTGTGCGATTTGTATGAAAATGATTCAATCTTTGACAAATTTGAGTGTTGTCTGAGTGGAGATGGAACTCGAGTTGCAACTGGTTCATACAG CAATCTCTTCCGCGTTTTTGGCTGTACTGCAGGAAGCACTGAGGCTACAACTTTGGAAGCCAGCAAAAACCCCATGAG GAGACAAGCACCTGCCCCTTCAAGGCCGAGATCTTTGAGCACTTTCGCACGCGTTGGCCGACGAG GACCAGAAAGCCCTGCGGTCGATGCAAATGGAAATGCATTTGACTTGTCCACAAAGTTGCTCCACTTAGCTTGGCACCCAACTGAGAATTCCCTCGCCTGTGCCGCTGCAAACAGCCTGTACATGTATTTTGCGTAA